The following coding sequences are from one Luteimonas sp. S4-F44 window:
- a CDS encoding beta-L-arabinofuranosidase domain-containing protein, whose amino-acid sequence MAEPLDIAAGDAQRPPAPAQVRLRGLLGEALEANRRGRLSHFVTGPDSPAIAIFDPAHRAGNEEGDWYGEHAGKWLAAAAKAAARSGDAALEDSVRAVAAYLAQVQENDGYLGTYAPHRRFMVPQPPKPESWNGEPALRTWDVWTHAYLLLGLLEVYRRFPEAGALETARRIGLLCWRTFCIEGLDITTVGNHHGMSATVLLDPVMDLHAATGDARFLELARRILAQADANPRLALLERALAGADPSEIATGKVYQLCWNLVGLAKLARASGDPRHRQVLDAQWQAIRDHHLSLGGGPFGGIGHRSREVFNPAFVFDPQAYVETCSILAWLQLNRELLAITGQARYAEEIERTAYNDLLGAQAPDGEGWCYYSYANGRRIHTNYWRCCKSSGAMAIEELPALAYATDDEGVVVNLLGPGEATCTLPGSGEVTVVQDTRYPFDGDIGLQLRLAQPAHFALRVRIPAWAQEATLTVAGAPWPVVAGDYVRIERTWTDGDEVALTLPLRPRIHRRVYRNVQESRAPDGSPVRQQVLRQDYIAFGRGPLVYATGLIDGYRTAETVRLPDDDAQIRIEELPPAGDGDAAAVGLRLHLAERAPIDFAPYYGIGERRDRIWRTTWLGLAPSADGADAGDCGAL is encoded by the coding sequence ATGGCTGAGCCGCTGGACATCGCCGCCGGCGACGCGCAGCGCCCGCCCGCGCCCGCCCAGGTGCGCTTGCGCGGCTTGCTGGGCGAGGCGCTGGAGGCCAATCGCCGCGGGCGCTTGTCGCATTTCGTCACCGGGCCCGACAGCCCGGCGATCGCGATCTTCGATCCGGCGCACCGCGCCGGCAACGAGGAGGGCGACTGGTACGGCGAGCACGCCGGCAAGTGGCTGGCGGCCGCGGCCAAGGCCGCCGCGCGCAGCGGCGACGCCGCGCTGGAAGACAGCGTGCGCGCCGTCGCGGCGTACCTGGCCCAGGTGCAGGAAAACGACGGCTACCTCGGCACCTATGCACCGCACCGGCGCTTCATGGTGCCGCAGCCACCCAAGCCCGAAAGCTGGAACGGCGAGCCGGCGCTGCGCACCTGGGACGTGTGGACGCACGCCTATCTGCTGCTGGGCCTGCTCGAGGTGTACCGGCGGTTCCCGGAGGCCGGCGCGTTGGAGACCGCGCGCCGGATCGGCCTGCTGTGCTGGCGCACGTTCTGCATCGAAGGCCTGGACATCACCACGGTCGGCAACCACCACGGCATGTCGGCGACGGTGCTGCTTGATCCGGTCATGGACCTGCACGCGGCGACCGGCGATGCGCGCTTCCTCGAACTGGCCCGGCGCATCCTCGCCCAGGCCGATGCCAATCCGCGGCTGGCATTGCTCGAGCGCGCGCTGGCCGGCGCCGATCCATCGGAGATCGCCACCGGCAAGGTCTACCAGCTGTGCTGGAACCTGGTCGGGCTGGCGAAGCTGGCGCGGGCGAGCGGCGATCCGCGCCATCGCCAGGTGCTCGATGCGCAGTGGCAGGCGATCCGCGACCATCACCTGAGCCTGGGTGGCGGCCCGTTCGGCGGCATCGGCCACCGCTCGCGCGAAGTGTTCAACCCCGCGTTCGTGTTCGACCCGCAGGCGTATGTCGAGACCTGCTCGATCCTCGCCTGGCTGCAACTCAATCGCGAACTGCTGGCGATCACCGGGCAAGCGCGGTACGCCGAGGAGATCGAGCGTACCGCCTACAACGACCTGCTCGGCGCGCAGGCGCCCGACGGCGAGGGCTGGTGCTATTACTCCTACGCCAACGGCCGCCGCATCCACACCAACTACTGGCGCTGCTGCAAGTCCAGCGGCGCGATGGCGATCGAGGAGCTGCCGGCGCTCGCGTATGCGACCGATGACGAGGGCGTCGTCGTCAACTTGCTGGGGCCGGGCGAGGCGACGTGCACGCTGCCCGGGTCGGGCGAGGTGACCGTCGTGCAGGACACGCGCTATCCATTCGACGGCGACATCGGCCTGCAACTGCGCCTGGCGCAGCCGGCGCATTTCGCGCTGCGCGTGCGCATCCCGGCCTGGGCGCAGGAGGCCACGCTCACCGTCGCCGGTGCGCCGTGGCCCGTGGTCGCTGGCGACTATGTGCGCATCGAGCGGACCTGGACCGATGGCGACGAGGTCGCGCTGACCCTGCCATTGCGTCCGCGCATCCACCGCCGCGTCTACCGCAACGTGCAGGAATCGCGCGCGCCCGACGGCTCGCCGGTGCGCCAGCAGGTGCTGCGTCAGGACTACATCGCCTTCGGCCGTGGCCCGCTGGTCTACGCGACCGGCTTGATCGACGGCTATCGCACCGCCGAGACCGTGCGCTTGCCCGACGACGATGCGCAGATCCGGATCGAGGAGCTGCCGCCTGCGGGCGACGGCGATGCGGCCGCGGTCGGCCTGCGTCTGCACCTGGCCGAGCGCGCGCCCATCGATTTCGCGCCCTACTACGGCATCGGCGAGCGCCGCGATCGCATCTGGCGCACCACCTGGCTCGGGCTGGCGCCGTCGGCCGACGGTGCCGATGCTGGCGATTGCGGCGCCCTTTGA
- a CDS encoding CoA transferase, translating to MTDSPFAHDRGGAPGPLSGIRVLDLSAYIAGPYGCALLADQGADVIKVEPPDGDNLRNYPSTLAAESRAFLGINRSKRGVTLNLKAEDDRAVLYRLVREADVLVHNFRPGVPERLAIDFPTLSAMNPRLIYCAVTGYGETGPLKDKAGYDQVLQTMTGICTLQGKRGGPPELVYGSVVDYYAAALLAAGVSSALYERERSGEGQFVGVSLLRSALAMQSARMVWAEGEALDIGRDMRSGGVTGLHPTRSGWLYISANTPRFWQALCALTGLEALAADPRYDSVRKRAEHADQILPQLHAALAARDALDWETRFGDAVPCAAARAVEDMFEHPQVLAEGIVTTIPHPTLGSYRGVAQAIRFGRTPGPAPFAAPTLGQHSDAVRVALDAGGRDNGDSA from the coding sequence ATGACGGATTCCCCCTTCGCCCATGACCGCGGCGGCGCGCCCGGCCCGCTGAGCGGCATCCGCGTGCTGGACCTGAGCGCCTACATCGCCGGCCCCTACGGCTGTGCGCTGCTGGCCGACCAGGGCGCGGACGTGATCAAGGTCGAGCCGCCCGACGGCGACAACCTGCGCAACTACCCCTCCACGCTGGCCGCCGAGAGTCGTGCGTTTCTCGGCATCAACCGCAGCAAGCGCGGCGTCACCCTCAACCTCAAGGCCGAGGACGACCGCGCGGTGCTCTACCGGCTGGTGCGCGAGGCCGATGTGCTGGTGCACAACTTCCGGCCCGGCGTGCCCGAGCGGTTGGCGATCGACTTTCCGACGCTGTCGGCAATGAACCCGCGGCTGATCTACTGCGCGGTCACCGGCTACGGCGAGACCGGGCCGCTGAAGGACAAGGCCGGCTACGACCAGGTACTGCAGACGATGACCGGTATCTGCACGCTGCAGGGCAAGCGCGGCGGCCCGCCGGAGCTGGTCTACGGCTCGGTGGTGGACTACTACGCGGCCGCGCTGCTGGCGGCTGGCGTGTCGTCGGCCCTGTACGAACGCGAACGCAGTGGCGAAGGCCAGTTCGTCGGCGTCTCGCTGCTGCGCAGCGCGCTGGCGATGCAGTCTGCGCGCATGGTCTGGGCCGAAGGCGAGGCGCTCGACATCGGCCGCGACATGCGCTCGGGCGGGGTGACCGGGCTGCATCCCACGCGTTCGGGCTGGCTCTATATTTCGGCCAATACACCGCGGTTCTGGCAGGCGCTGTGTGCGCTGACCGGGCTCGAAGCGCTGGCCGCCGACCCGCGCTACGACAGCGTGCGCAAGCGCGCCGAGCATGCCGATCAGATCCTGCCGCAGTTGCACGCGGCGCTGGCCGCGCGCGATGCGCTGGACTGGGAGACGCGCTTCGGCGATGCGGTGCCGTGCGCGGCGGCGCGCGCGGTCGAGGACATGTTCGAGCATCCGCAGGTGCTGGCCGAGGGCATCGTCACCACGATCCCGCATCCGACCCTGGGCAGCTACCGCGGCGTCGCCCAGGCGATCCGCTTCGGACGCACGCCGGGGCCCGCTCCGTTCGCCGCGCCCACGCTGGGCCAGCACTCCGATGCGGTCAGGGTGGCCCTGGACGCCGGTGGACGCGACAATGGCGATTCCGCCTGA
- a CDS encoding transaldolase — protein sequence MSAAASKLDQLRTMSVVVADTGDADAIARLKPVDCTTNPTLVRKALDLPIYAELIERELERARRIDGDPDALVRQVVDRLTIGVGRKLAGLVPGRVSTEVDADLSHDTEATLAKARQFIDMYEDAGVGRERVLIKIAATWEGIRAAQQLQREDIDCNLTLIFNRSQAIACAEAGVFLISPFVGRILDWHVARGEVPATIDDDPGVRFVRDVYTEFKRRGSPTVVMGASFRSTAQIEALAGCDRLTISPDLLEALDAEHGPLARALTPGKGDGRIDPPVDAERFARDLKADAMADEKLRDGIAAFAKDLAALRQTIAQRLQAG from the coding sequence ATGTCCGCTGCCGCATCCAAGCTCGACCAACTGCGCACGATGTCTGTCGTCGTCGCCGACACCGGCGATGCCGACGCGATCGCGCGGCTCAAGCCGGTCGACTGCACGACCAACCCGACGCTGGTGCGCAAGGCGCTGGACCTGCCGATCTATGCCGAGCTGATCGAGCGTGAGCTCGAGCGCGCACGAAGGATCGACGGCGATCCCGACGCGTTGGTCCGGCAGGTCGTCGACCGGCTGACGATCGGCGTCGGCCGCAAGCTCGCCGGCCTGGTGCCGGGCCGGGTGTCGACCGAGGTCGATGCCGACCTGTCGCACGACACCGAGGCCACGCTCGCCAAAGCGCGCCAGTTCATCGACATGTACGAGGATGCCGGCGTCGGCCGCGAGCGCGTGCTGATCAAGATCGCCGCGACCTGGGAAGGCATCCGCGCCGCGCAGCAGCTGCAGCGCGAGGACATCGACTGCAACCTCACGCTGATCTTCAACCGCAGCCAGGCGATCGCCTGCGCCGAGGCCGGCGTGTTCCTGATCTCGCCGTTCGTCGGCCGCATCCTCGACTGGCATGTCGCGCGCGGCGAGGTGCCGGCGACGATCGACGACGATCCGGGCGTGCGCTTCGTGCGCGACGTCTACACCGAGTTCAAGCGTCGCGGCTCGCCCACCGTGGTGATGGGCGCTTCGTTCCGCTCGACCGCGCAGATCGAGGCGCTGGCCGGCTGCGACCGGCTGACGATCTCGCCCGACCTGCTCGAAGCGCTGGATGCCGAGCACGGCCCGCTGGCGCGCGCGCTGACGCCGGGCAAGGGCGATGGCCGGATCGACCCGCCGGTCGACGCCGAGCGCTTCGCGCGCGACCTCAAGGCCGATGCGATGGCCGATGAAAAGCTGCGCGACGGCATCGCCGCGTTCGCCAAGGATCTCGCCGCGCTGCGCCAGACGATCGCCCAGCGGCTGCAGGCCGGCTGA
- a CDS encoding phosphatase PAP2 family protein: MRIRRAVGVLVALLVAGCAGGPRSTAAAPVVVPEHRPGVSVGYLDAPGFDSRALLPAPPAPDSAARALDEAIATRALALRETPRWQQAAIDADLDFPQAVDLYACALGVPIDTTHTPHLVRLLRRSLADAAIDGRAAKLHWQRRRPFLANGAPICTPDDAAHLRDSGSYPSGHTAIGWTWALALTAIAPDRADPLLQRGRSFGESRLVCNVHWYSDIVQGQVVGAATFARLQAEPAFLADLAAARTEVAAQRARGAQPEGCDAQTAALRLSPLPAADDR, from the coding sequence ATGCGTATCCGGCGCGCCGTGGGCGTGCTGGTGGCGCTGCTGGTCGCCGGTTGCGCCGGCGGCCCGCGGTCCACCGCAGCCGCGCCGGTCGTCGTGCCCGAGCACCGCCCGGGCGTCAGTGTCGGTTACCTCGATGCGCCCGGCTTCGACAGCCGCGCGTTGCTGCCCGCGCCGCCCGCGCCGGATTCGGCCGCGCGGGCCCTCGACGAGGCCATCGCCACCCGCGCACTGGCGCTGCGCGAGACCCCGCGCTGGCAGCAGGCGGCGATCGATGCCGACCTCGACTTCCCGCAGGCGGTCGACCTCTACGCCTGCGCGCTCGGCGTGCCGATCGACACGACCCACACCCCGCACCTGGTGCGGCTGCTGCGGCGCAGCCTCGCCGACGCCGCGATCGACGGCCGCGCCGCCAAGCTGCACTGGCAGCGCCGTCGGCCGTTCCTGGCCAATGGCGCGCCGATCTGCACGCCGGACGATGCCGCGCACCTGCGCGACAGCGGCTCGTATCCGTCGGGCCACACCGCGATCGGTTGGACCTGGGCGCTGGCGCTGACCGCCATCGCGCCCGACCGCGCCGATCCGCTGCTGCAGCGCGGGCGCAGCTTCGGCGAGAGCCGACTGGTCTGCAATGTGCACTGGTACAGCGACATCGTGCAGGGCCAGGTGGTGGGCGCGGCGACGTTCGCGCGGCTGCAGGCCGAACCGGCGTTCCTGGCCGACCTGGCGGCGGCGCGCACCGAAGTCGCCGCCCAGCGCGCACGCGGTGCGCAGCCCGAGGGCTGCGACGCGCAGACCGCCGCGCTGCGCCTGTCGCCGTTGCCGGCCGCCGACGACCGCTGA
- a CDS encoding oxidoreductase-like domain-containing protein has protein sequence MTTTPAPDPDPDPRPEPPEAPLPSDCCDSGCPICVYDLYADAMADYRARLAAWRARHPGAD, from the coding sequence ATGACCACGACGCCTGCCCCCGATCCCGATCCCGATCCGCGGCCCGAGCCGCCCGAAGCCCCGCTGCCCAGCGACTGCTGCGACAGCGGCTGCCCGATCTGCGTCTACGATCTGTACGCCGACGCGATGGCCGACTACCGCGCCCGGCTGGCCGCGTGGCGCGCGCGGCATCCGGGGGCTGACTGA
- a CDS encoding LysR substrate-binding domain-containing protein has translation MHTRPARLPPLSALRAFEAAARRQSFKAAAEELSLTPTAVSHRIRQLEDWLGLRLFARQVRQVRLTEAGQRLYPSVRGGFDGIAAAVADLQRQTRRPAVTLSTTRGFAARWLLPRLPALAAAAPEIDLHLHAADDPVRLAAGGADLAIRYGPVPGPQVEAWPLLPGRFIPVCAPSLALAGTRALATVPRLRYAWRLQDAHTPDWPRWCRAAGLPDTHGGELGFSDEAHAIQAAIAGQGIALASVALVADALEDGVLQIPFGPALDGHDFRLLAAPGTAHTPAVAAVGTWLRAEADAFLARHAARFDVVA, from the coding sequence ATGCACACGCGTCCCGCCCGTCTGCCCCCGCTGAGCGCGCTGCGCGCGTTCGAGGCCGCCGCGCGGCGACAGAGCTTCAAGGCCGCGGCCGAGGAGTTGTCGCTGACGCCCACGGCCGTCAGTCATCGCATCCGCCAGCTCGAAGACTGGCTGGGCCTGCGGCTGTTCGCACGACAGGTGCGTCAGGTGCGGCTGACCGAAGCCGGGCAACGCCTGTACCCGAGCGTGCGTGGCGGCTTCGACGGCATCGCCGCCGCCGTCGCCGACCTGCAACGGCAGACGCGCCGGCCCGCCGTAACGCTGAGCACGACCCGAGGCTTCGCCGCACGCTGGCTGCTGCCGCGCCTGCCCGCGCTCGCCGCCGCGGCGCCCGAGATCGACCTGCACCTGCACGCGGCCGACGACCCGGTCCGGTTGGCCGCCGGCGGCGCGGACCTGGCGATCCGCTACGGCCCCGTACCGGGTCCACAGGTCGAGGCCTGGCCGCTGCTGCCCGGACGGTTCATTCCGGTCTGCGCCCCCAGCCTGGCGCTGGCCGGCACACGCGCGCTGGCAACCGTGCCGCGGCTGCGTTACGCCTGGCGATTACAGGACGCCCACACCCCCGACTGGCCGCGCTGGTGCCGCGCCGCCGGCCTGCCGGATACGCACGGCGGCGAACTCGGGTTCTCGGACGAAGCGCATGCGATCCAGGCCGCGATCGCCGGTCAGGGCATCGCACTGGCGAGCGTCGCCCTGGTCGCCGACGCGCTGGAAGACGGCGTGCTGCAGATCCCGTTCGGCCCTGCACTCGACGGCCACGACTTCCGGCTGCTGGCCGCACCCGGTACCGCACACACGCCGGCCGTCGCCGCCGTCGGTACCTGGCTGCGCGCCGAAGCCGACGCGTTCCTGGCCCGTCACGCCGCGCGCTTCGACGTGGTTGCGTAA
- a CDS encoding NAD(P)H-dependent oxidoreductase, whose protein sequence is MLSLLHLDGSARPGCSGEVPHGSHTRRLGARFVARWRQRRPGDRIVYRDLGLTPPTHVDGHWIHAAFTPPAQRAPWMIERLAQSDALIDELLDSPLVVMGVPMYNFGMPAPVKAWIDNIVRVGRTFGFDRARTGAPYWPMLADQGRRAVLLGARGDHGYDPGGRNAGDNLVEQGVMTPLRYMGITAFDRVAVEYDEFADARLAASIACAEAAVDALVDRLADEADARETAAEAMPA, encoded by the coding sequence ATGCTCAGCTTACTCCATCTCGATGGCAGTGCCCGTCCCGGTTGCTCGGGCGAGGTCCCGCACGGCTCCCACACCCGCCGGCTCGGCGCCCGCTTCGTCGCGCGCTGGCGGCAGCGCCGCCCTGGCGATCGCATCGTCTATCGCGATCTCGGCCTGACGCCGCCGACGCATGTCGACGGTCACTGGATCCATGCCGCGTTCACGCCGCCGGCGCAACGCGCGCCGTGGATGATCGAGCGACTGGCGCAGAGCGATGCGCTGATCGACGAACTGCTCGACAGCCCGCTCGTGGTGATGGGGGTGCCGATGTACAACTTCGGCATGCCGGCGCCGGTCAAGGCCTGGATCGACAACATCGTGCGCGTGGGCCGCACCTTCGGTTTCGATCGCGCGCGCACCGGCGCGCCGTACTGGCCGATGCTCGCCGATCAGGGCCGCCGCGCCGTGCTGCTGGGCGCGCGCGGCGATCACGGCTATGACCCCGGCGGTCGCAACGCCGGCGACAACCTGGTCGAGCAGGGCGTCATGACGCCGTTGCGCTACATGGGCATCACCGCGTTCGACCGGGTCGCGGTGGAGTACGACGAGTTCGCCGATGCCCGGCTGGCGGCGTCGATCGCGTGCGCCGAGGCCGCGGTCGATGCGCTGGTCGATCGCCTGGCCGATGAGGCCGATGCGCGGGAGACGGCCGCCGAGGCGATGCCCGCTTGA
- the metE gene encoding 5-methyltetrahydropteroyltriglutamate--homocysteine S-methyltransferase, translating into MTGITNLGFPRIGRKRELKRAVERHWRGEADAAQLQAVARELRLRHWRLQREAGVATPPSNDFSLYDQVLDAAFGVDAIPERYRALADADPLAGYFALARGHQQDGIDLHALEMTKWFDTNYHYLVPELQAGQRFALRDDKPVREYLEAKAEGIETRPVLLGPVTLLWLSKTVDGSDRFALLDALLPVYAELLARLQAAGAAWVQIDEPALVLDLDPAVRAAYSRAYAALAEGARPKLLLTTYFGPLDDNLALAASLPVDGLHVDLVRGREQLDAVLGALPAGRVLSLGLVDGRNIWRTRLDDALVLARYAISARGDDPVWLAPSCSLLHVPVDLAGETSLDDELRSWLAFARQKLDELRLLAEALADPDAAEPALARARDAIAARRASPRVRRPEVAARVAALDASAARRSASYAARRVAQDALRPLPLWPTTTIGSFPQTLEVREARAAHKSGKLSQADYDAFIAEQIAHCVRVQEELDLDVLVHGEFERNDMVEYFGEQLDGFAFTKNGWVQSYGSRCVKPPVIYGDVARPAPMTVRWSQYAQSLTSRPMKGMLTGPVTVLQWSFVRDDQSRADTCRQIALALRDEVTDLEAAGIGVIQIDEPALREGLPLRRADWAGYLDWAVESFRISASGVADTTQIHTHMCYSEFNDIIEAVAAMDADVISIETSRSRMELLEAFVRFRYPNGIGPGVYDIHSPRVPDVEEMTALLRRAAESIPVAQLWVNPDCGLKTRGWPETRAALAALVAAARTLRAQAQRSQAEPVAAVTA; encoded by the coding sequence ATGACCGGCATCACCAATCTCGGATTTCCCCGCATCGGCCGCAAACGCGAGCTCAAGCGCGCTGTCGAACGTCATTGGCGCGGCGAGGCCGACGCCGCGCAGTTACAGGCAGTGGCGCGCGAACTGCGCCTGCGCCATTGGCGCCTGCAGCGCGAGGCTGGTGTCGCCACGCCGCCGAGCAACGACTTCTCGCTCTACGACCAGGTCCTTGATGCCGCGTTTGGCGTCGACGCCATCCCCGAGCGCTACCGCGCGCTGGCCGATGCCGATCCGCTGGCGGGTTACTTCGCACTGGCGCGGGGTCATCAGCAGGACGGCATCGACCTGCATGCGCTGGAGATGACCAAGTGGTTCGACACCAACTACCACTACCTGGTCCCCGAACTGCAGGCCGGCCAGCGCTTCGCACTGCGTGACGACAAGCCGGTGCGCGAATACCTGGAAGCCAAGGCCGAAGGCATCGAGACCCGGCCGGTGCTGCTCGGCCCGGTCACGCTGCTGTGGCTGTCGAAGACTGTTGACGGCAGCGATCGTTTCGCGCTGCTCGATGCGCTGCTGCCGGTGTACGCCGAGTTGCTGGCGCGGCTGCAGGCCGCCGGCGCGGCCTGGGTGCAGATCGACGAGCCGGCGCTGGTGCTCGACCTCGATCCGGCGGTGCGTGCGGCCTATAGCCGTGCCTACGCGGCGCTTGCCGAGGGCGCGCGGCCGAAGCTGCTGCTGACGACCTACTTCGGGCCGCTCGACGACAACCTGGCGCTGGCCGCGTCCTTGCCGGTCGACGGCCTGCATGTCGATCTGGTGCGCGGGCGCGAACAGCTCGACGCGGTACTCGGTGCGTTACCGGCCGGGCGCGTGCTGTCGCTGGGGCTGGTCGATGGCCGCAACATCTGGCGCACGCGGCTCGACGACGCACTGGTGCTGGCGCGCTATGCGATCAGTGCGCGCGGCGACGATCCGGTGTGGTTGGCGCCGTCGTGTTCCCTGCTGCATGTGCCGGTGGATCTGGCGGGCGAGACGTCGCTGGATGACGAGCTGCGCAGCTGGCTGGCCTTCGCCCGGCAGAAGCTCGACGAACTGCGCCTGCTGGCCGAGGCCCTGGCCGACCCCGATGCCGCCGAGCCGGCGCTGGCGCGGGCGCGCGACGCGATCGCCGCGCGCCGCGCCTCGCCGCGTGTGCGGCGGCCCGAGGTCGCGGCGCGGGTGGCCGCGCTCGACGCGTCCGCGGCGCGCCGCAGCGCGTCCTATGCCGCGCGCCGGGTTGCGCAGGACGCGTTGCGCCCGCTGCCGCTGTGGCCCACCACCACGATCGGTTCGTTCCCGCAGACGCTCGAGGTACGGGAGGCGCGCGCCGCGCACAAGTCCGGCAAGCTGAGCCAGGCCGACTACGATGCGTTCATCGCCGAGCAGATCGCGCACTGCGTGCGTGTGCAGGAGGAGCTCGACCTGGATGTGCTGGTCCACGGTGAGTTCGAGCGCAACGACATGGTCGAGTACTTCGGCGAGCAGCTCGACGGCTTCGCGTTCACCAAAAACGGCTGGGTGCAGAGTTATGGCTCGCGCTGCGTGAAGCCGCCGGTGATCTATGGCGATGTCGCGCGTCCGGCGCCGATGACCGTGCGCTGGTCGCAGTACGCGCAGTCGCTGACCTCGCGGCCGATGAAGGGCATGCTGACCGGCCCGGTGACGGTGCTGCAGTGGTCGTTCGTGCGCGACGACCAGTCGCGCGCCGACACCTGCCGGCAGATCGCGCTGGCGTTGCGTGACGAGGTGACCGACCTGGAGGCCGCCGGCATCGGCGTGATCCAGATCGACGAACCGGCGCTGCGCGAGGGGCTGCCGCTGCGCCGCGCCGACTGGGCGGGGTACCTGGATTGGGCAGTCGAAAGCTTCCGCATCAGCGCGTCGGGCGTGGCCGACACCACCCAGATCCACACCCACATGTGCTACTCGGAGTTCAACGACATCATCGAGGCGGTCGCGGCGATGGACGCCGACGTGATCTCGATCGAGACCTCGCGCTCGCGCATGGAACTGCTCGAGGCCTTCGTCCGGTTCCGCTATCCCAACGGCATCGGCCCAGGCGTCTACGACATCCATTCCCCGCGCGTGCCCGATGTCGAAGAGATGACCGCGTTGCTGCGCCGGGCGGCCGAGTCGATCCCGGTCGCCCAGTTGTGGGTCAATCCCGATTGCGGGCTCAAGACCCGCGGTTGGCCGGAAACGCGCGCGGCGCTGGCGGCGCTGGTGGCGGCCGCGCGTACGCTGCGTGCGCAAGCGCAGCGCAGCCAGGCCGAGCCGGTTGCGGCGGTGACCGCCTAG
- a CDS encoding FecR domain-containing protein — protein sequence MRKPAAPAWLSGRLVFEDATLAEVVAEFNRYSHERIVIEDAALQALRVTGVFRSDAPLAFVGALCEAYPIVADASTPGRLRLRHDPDRHASHAPGQTGRHAVAQH from the coding sequence TTGCGCAAGCCCGCCGCACCGGCCTGGCTGTCGGGCCGGCTGGTGTTCGAGGATGCGACGCTGGCCGAGGTCGTGGCCGAGTTCAACCGCTACAGCCACGAGCGCATCGTCATCGAGGACGCGGCGCTGCAGGCACTGCGGGTGACCGGCGTGTTCCGCAGCGATGCGCCGCTGGCCTTCGTCGGTGCGCTGTGCGAGGCCTACCCGATCGTGGCCGACGCCAGCACGCCGGGCCGCCTGCGCCTGCGCCACGACCCGGACCGCCACGCCAGCCACGCGCCCGGCCAGACCGGGCGCCACGCCGTCGCCCAGCACTGA